From a region of the Besnoitia besnoiti strain Bb-Ger1 chromosome I, whole genome shotgun sequence genome:
- a CDS encoding hypothetical protein (encoded by transcript BESB_001330), whose protein sequence is MANTSPSLAAAKRGRSSGVSGGRESLSAMSHNSDGTHAMDSSGPYTPYSLQTKRGVQTPPPRSHRGGDHTSPVGQYIRRSAYPPDEAPAGRRIPRSAQASSSHRATSRGRSQSPQTLRGRGSEPSVHWKSDGVCSTERGPVARSSSPPPTGKAKRADVLQLEQCLQSTEKGLASLQSELRRVASPYTVTASSHSTCHNKIGQGRPSPQQSAREAVRDRGDGAGQERAFDFAGTVERCAPSRVSCASLRTPSSHPAVERDRAESSTHASLPQVNAAAKKSGTSLSQSPDASWARIRGPSQRTSPVRDARGAAVCGTPVRRQASQSGQRGAAEGPGSCRIQPKLDELISIDEKKRFRAAWKEAHAQLAAKMNEWVHDLPDEIRSRVTKAAGVDAKFLALRDCALALCGAAESRALSLIKARKKNDESKQSLKAEQHKAESAMVDVQGGLLAASKKIQQLDRLVRLTTRQTFAGHERESGRSTKNGAAGGASPYTAYKSIYIRDSRGGSENRAGDYPVLIDTQEVFGASCVGETPRQSGSLIQEESAMHSAGQRPNHRPPATEAKRSFTDESAAQYPTYGDINGSNTSLSSSDGSSSDTTEPPSSMKPLRSIETTKGAGEPADNQEPPQKPLHPTHSVEAAADWVPPRHSPEMARLNEDVSWARDFISQWRASRT, encoded by the exons ATGGCAAACACATCGCCGTCACTCGCGGCGGCCaaacgcggaagaagctCGGGAGTGTCCGGCGGGCGAGAAAGCCTATCGGCGATGAGCCACAACAGTGACGGTACGCACGCCATGGATTCTAGCGGTCCGTACACGCCGTATTCGTTGCAGACGAAAAGAGGCGTCCAGACTCCGCCACCGCGTTCCCACCGTGGCGGAGACCACACATCTCCGGTGGGGCAGTACATCAGACGCAGTGCCTATCCACCAGATGAGGCACCTGCTGGAAGGAGGATTCCGCGaagcgcgcaggcctcgtctTCACATCGAGCGACAAGTAGGGGAAGGAGTCAATCACCACAGACGTTACGAGGGAGAGGATCCGAACCCAGTGTCCACTGGAAATCGGACGGCGTTTGTTCCACAGAAAGAGGCCCCGTGGCTaggtcttcctctccgccaCCAACGGGCAAAGCCAAAAGGGCGGACGTTCTTCAGTTGGAGCAGTGTCTGCAGTCCACGGAGAAAGGTTTAGCGAGTCTGCAGTCAGAGTTAAGACGCGTAGCGAGTCCCTACACCGTGACGGCCTCCTCGCATTCTACCTGTCACAACAAGATCGGGCAGGGTCGACCAAGCCCTCAGCAGTCCGCGAGAGAAGCAGTCCGTGATCGGGGGGATGGGGCAGGCCAGGAAAGAGCGTTCGACTTCGCGGGCACTGTGGAACGTTGCGCACCATCCAGAGTATCGTGCGCGTCGCTCAGAACGCCGAGTTCTCACCCGGCTGTGGAAAGAGACCGTGCAGAAAGTTCAACTCACGCGTCGCTCCCCCAAGtgaacgccgccgcgaagaaatCAGGCACATCTCTCTCGCAGTCTCCCGACGCGTCATGGGCACGTATCCGAGGGCCTTCACAGCGAACGAGTCCGGTTCGAGACGCGAGGGGAGCGGCAGTATGTGGCACTCCTGTGCGAAGACAAGCCTCGCAGTCAGGccagagaggcgctgcggaggggcCAGGGAGCTGTCGCATTCAGCCGAAGCTCGATGAGCTCATTTCCATCGATGAGAAGAAGAGATTCAGGGCAGCGTGGAAGGAAGCACACGCGCAGTTAGCAGCGAAGATGAACGAGTGGGTTCATGACTTGCCGGATGAAATTCGAAGTCGA GTTACTAAGGCTGCTGGCGTCGATGCAAAGTTCCTAGCGCTGAGAGACTGTGCGTTAGCGCTGTGTGGCGCCGCAGA GAGTAGAGCTTTGTCATTAATCAAAGCTCGAAAAAAGAACGATGAGTCCAAGCAGTCTCTCAAAGCCGAGCAACACAAGGCGGAATCT GCGATGGTAGATGTCCAAGGGGGGCTTCTCGCCGCATCGAAGAAGATCCAGCAGCTGGACCGACTAGTTCGCTTGACGACGCGGCAGACTTTCGCAGGGCATGAGAGAGAGTCCGGTCGTAGCACTAAAAACGgtgctgcgggcggcgcgtcccCTTACACGGCTTACAAGTCCATCTATATCAGAGactcgcgaggaggaagcgaaaaTCGCGCTGGCGATTATCCTGTGTTAATAGACACCCAGGAAGTATTCGGGGCGTCGTGTGTGGGAGAAACGCCACGTCAGTCAGGGTCTCTAATACAGGAAGAAAGTGCTATGCACTCCGCTGGGCAAAGGCCAAACCACCGTCCCCCGGCAACAGAAGCAAAGCGGTCCTTCACTGACGAAAGTGCCGCCCAGTATCCAACTTACGGCGATATCAACGGGAGTAATACATCTCTTTCGTCCTCCGACGGAAGCAGCTCAGACACGACAGAGCCTCCTTCATCAATGAAACCCCTTCGTTCGATTGAAACTACGAAGGGCGCGGGAGAACCAGCTGATAATCaggagccgccgcagaaACCCTTGCATCCTACACACTCGGTAGAGGCTGCAGCTGACTGGGTGCCGCCACGACATTCACCGGAGATGGCAAGACTAAACGAGGACGTCTCGTGGGCAAGAGACTTCATTTCCCAATGGCGTGCGAGTCGAACGTAG
- a CDS encoding hypothetical protein (encoded by transcript BESB_001320), translating to MTGAYLQRASAGVYIVTGGIRRSPRDASGAGTGIGQQTMCAAPPGPGGVTINTQRMPNEAQITFTDHGRGHAVVHRRIQRDETRGGDTALPPSLRRPCHGRMVAIEGEVVLHTPDTGKQEMKRGFTALRKARPRLPLQRSAVEHPFVAPLNRLYRDAAANRKKHVISDRHIQWQRTDSTEDREGQIARACMKDVEAEERQCEGELRLSRSRSPRQAPAVKSPYTSRRVPRVESEERSSGGGVACMSRHSKAREGYEPNAGVEALMQEVSHPDEGDPPQTAGKGVSPGPENESAAKARDPGLVADETESALDRQSLSAPPTTVAEAAAFQDHRSSAKSGTVCERTASVRDLHDQRKAEQQDLRDMNRAFGGVGRGPHERRALAPGAPCAMRSDEGDPSGSAVEAHCTRGSESLREKMGHNRRVFRDDAVLRGLNMRDAQRATTELLGRGRPPFPVGRLYDATSRPRAFSGQLRQGYQDGGGGVPSPGSLARPPPFLPQRPHTVVRSNATCTLARGHEVAGKSQGGGMTCMNKLLMSRRRAGDALTYT from the exons ATGACCGGAGCCTATCTCCAGCGAGCGAGCGCCGGAGTTTATATCGTAACAGGAGGAATTCGCCGGAGCCCAAGGGACGCTTCGGGAGCAGGGACAGGTATAGGCCAGCAGACGATGTGCGCAGCCCCACCGGGACCAGGCGGCGTTACGATCAATACTCAGCGGATGCCAAACGAGGCACAGATTACTTTTACAGATCACGGTCGAGGTCACGCCGTCGTGCATCGCCGTATCCAGCGCGACGAGACACGAGGAGGAGATACCGCTCTCCCGCCCAGTCTTCGGCGCCCGTGTCATGGTCGAATGGTCGCAATCGAGGGAGAAGTGGTTCTCCATACTCCCGACACAGGAAAGCAGGAAATGAAGAGAGGCTTCACGGCCCTACGAAAAGCAAGGCCGCGCCTGCCATTGCAACGATCGGCAGTCGAGCATCCTttcgtcgcgccgctgaACAGACTGTACAGAGATGCCGCAGCGAATCGCAAGAAGCATGTCATATCGGATCGTCATATTCAGTGGCAA AGAACTGATTCTACGGAAGACCGGGAAGGCCAAATTGCCAGAGCATGTATGAAAGATgtcgaagcagaagagaggcaaTGCGAGGGCGAACTCCGCCTTTCAAGaagtcgctctcctcgtcaAGCGCCAGCAGTTAAGTCCCCATATACCAGTCGGCGCGTACCGCGTGTCGAGTCTGAAGAGCGGAGCTCTGGCGGCGGTGTGGCTTGCATGTCGCGCCATTCGAAGGCCCGAGAAGGGTACGAACCGAACGCCGGCGTGGAAGCTCTGATGCAGGAGGTATCGCACCCGGACGAGGGCGACCCTCCTCAGACAGCCGGCAAGGGTGTATCACCCGGGCCTGAAAACGAGTCGGCAGCGAAAGCGCGGGATCCGGGGTTGGTGGCGGATGAAACGGAAAGCGCACTCGACAGACAGTCACTTTCTGCTCCGCCAACCACGGtggcggaggctgccgcgtTTCAGGACCATCGTTCGTCGGCGAAGAGTGGCACGGTGTGTGAAAGAACAGCTTCAGTCAGAGACCTGCATGACCAGCGGAAGGCAGAGCAACAAGACCTACGGGATATGAACCGCGCGTTCGGAGGGGTCGGGCGTGGCCCACATGAacgccgcgcgctggcgccgggAGCACCGTGCGCCATGCGCAGTGACGAAGGCGATCCTTCTGGGTCTGCTGTTGAAGCTCACTGCACCAGAGGAAGCGAGTCCCTGCGAGAGAAGATGGGCCACAATCGGAGGGTATTCCGCGATGATGCTGTGCTACGGGGTCTGAACATGCGAGACGCACAGCGAGCGACGACTGAGCTACTCGGTCGCGGCAG GCCGCCGTTCCCTGTGGGGCGTCTGTATGACGCCACGAGCAGGCCACGTGCTTTTTCCGGACAGCTGCGTCAGGGTTATCAAGATGGCGGTGGCGGGGTTCCGTCGCCCGGTAGTCTCGCCCGTCCGCCACCATTCCTCCCCCAGCGGCCACACACTGTAGTTAGGTCGAATGCCACGTGCACTCTGGCAAGGGGTCACGAG